The following nucleotide sequence is from Salinigranum halophilum.
ACCCGGTGACGGTGTACTCCTCTTCGGTGGTGCCGCCGAGGGGGTCGATGCTGTAGATGTGCGGTCCGTCCTCGTCGACGCCACCCAGGATGGGCTGGACGATGAGGAACGCGCCCGAGCGGAGGAAGTTCGCCGTAAGCGTCGACAGCGCCTGCATGCTCATGTTCTCACCGCGGCGGGACTCGTAGAGGCTCACCTCCGCCTTCAGCGAGCGGATGAGCGACTGGGCCGCCGAGACCGACCCGGCGATGGTGAGCGCACCGGTCGGGTGAATCTCCTCGACCTTCTGGACGTCCTTCGAGGCGACCATGTAGCCCGCGCTGGCGCGCATGTCCGTCGCGAGGACGACGCCGTCTTCCGTCTTGAGGCCGACGGTG
It contains:
- the psmB gene encoding archaeal proteasome endopeptidase complex subunit beta — its product is MRTPTHDDFSGGFDSGNSRPVFGPELGEFPNADQRRQSGDSEETKEMKTGTTTVGLKTEDGVVLATDMRASAGYMVASKDVQKVEEIHPTGALTIAGSVSAAQSLIRSLKAEVSLYESRRGENMSMQALSTLTANFLRSGAFLIVQPILGGVDEDGPHIYSIDPLGGTTEEEYTVTGSGSQYALGVLEQEYTDELSIEEAKTIAARAIKSAVERDLASGNGINVAVVTEDGVDITRHKDFAEVL